TAAAATTAATCATGTCTGTCAGCAACCAGTATTTACAACTGGAAATATCTAACAGGAAATGTTTATTAATTGGGAACATAAGTCCTATTACATCAAAACTTCAGAAACTGCATACTCTAAGTATTTACATTCAACAACCTTAGAGAATACTGTTTGCTCTTGCATTTTGTGAGCAGTTACAAACATGGTCATAATCTTCTATTCCTTTTTGGTACATAAATGCAAAACTCACCTCAGTATTTGACTACAAAACTGAGTTAGgttaaaaaaatgcatctaATGTGAGTATTGTTCAACATCTTTCCCCTAGCTTAGGTGAAATGATTTATTTAATTCTCAGTGAATTACCTCTAGACACAATCTCTATTTTCATTTACTATTTTACATCACTCATGAAACCCTTTAGCACATTACTTTTGGTTTGCAAATTACTAAACTccaaattttaaaactgcaagTGAATTAAAATGAATGCATCTTACACTAGAGCTGGGCTTAATGTGATCagcataaatttaaaattaagcattTGATTTTAACATCGTGGAAGTCATCCATACAAAAAAATCCAGTCAGGTTACATCAACATCACCATGGCAACCCTGGGTTCACATGACTCCTTTACAAAGAATGGCTAGAAacacagatatttattttttatatgatttaattttttattatttattgtatttatttttatgtatttattattattatttattgtatttattttttatattataaccccaaataatattttcatttacttctcATATAACTCCTAAACTGGCTGCCTTTTAACTTAACTTAAGCCAccactttttaataaaattttactgCATAGTATGTAACTTTTCCTACCCAAGTGCTAATAACTTCAGTTACTCAGAAAAGTGAGATTAAAATACCTGCTTTATGTCACCTGTATGAAAATCATTATACAGCTATTAGAAGTATACATAGAGCTCCAAGATGCCACAGCACCATATGCTGCTTGGAATGATCTATTATTAAGTATTAAtaacctgctgctgctcttcaagtttctgctgctcttcctggaTTTTTAACCTTTCAATTTCTGCTTGGGCTGCCACCCGTTCTTgttccagctcagctctctccAGTATTCTCTATTTCAGAGGTAACATAGAATcaattaaacattaaaatgaaAGATATATTAAATAGCATCAACCATATTGTAGCAATCTTTTTTTGCCTAAGTTGGAtccacctttttttcttcatctaaGTTTCTTCTGTATTTGTAAATCCAGTGTGCAAGATACTCTATTGGATCTGCTGGACGATGTTCTACAACCTCTGCCAGTCCCTTCTTCAAGCAACTTCCCAGGCATTGTTTCAGATACTGAGACTCCATCCAAATCTACTGACAATAAACAGACAGATATTAGATATCAATATCAGAATTAAGTTAGGGGCTTTAAGAATGCTTGCTTAAAGTGCAGTGACACATAGTCAGTGTCCCTGACTATGACTTTACTTTTTACTAAGCTTGCAATTTATACAAATTATTTGGCAGTGGTTTAGTTCTTAAAAGCTCCAGTGACAGGTCAGTTATAACAATCACTGCAGGAAAAAGATGCTTAAACTCCACCTTACTGTTTGGACTTGTATAATTCATAAACTATTTAGAAACATGCTGCTATTCTAGGTCTGCAtgataacaaagaaaaaaaaaccaaaccctgaaAACCACAACAGGACGTAGAAAACTTCTACAGAGGTACTCAAAGAACAGGCAAGTAGCTCTGAGGACCATTAAGGGGTAATTTTAGTTTGAAACTACCAAAGCTATCTTTAACACATGCATGGAAGGCAAGGGGCTGAAGCACTCACTCCACCATTAGGAAAGGCACAGATCTCTGTGCACCCACTTTACCAGCCCAGTTTAAGTAAACACGAGCCTTTCTTTGCTGTCAAGGGACTGAATTCTTGCCAGGGCAGAGAACCCGGGCACTTAGCACAATCCAGTCCCATGATCAGCGTTCACAGCGGCTCCAGCCCGCGCCCTCCGCTCCGGGCTCCATTTAGCACCGGCCGGgcccctccctttcccctaCACTCCGGGCAGGGCAGGTCCGCTCCTCATCCCTGTGGCGGGTGTTGGGATTCTTAGGAGGGCCTGGCTCGTTACGCCGTCTGGCTCACGCTCCGAGAGAGTCCCCGGAAGCCcgtggtgtccctgccctgcttctgGTGCCGCGGGATGCGCTGTAGCCTCTCGCCTTCCCTCGCAGAGCAGCCCCGCTCCGGCTCCTTCCTGGCAGCCGCTCCCAGAGCCCCGGGACGGCAGCCCCGGGCTCGCCCCGCTCctgccgcccggcccggccccgaACGCGCGGGGTTGCTCCGCAACAGCGCCGGCCGCAGGAGCTGACGGAGGGGCCTGCTTGGAGAGGTCACCGATGGCACAAAACCGGGAGGAGGGGCCGAGACCACAGAGGCCCTTGAGAGAGACCTCGACAggctggagggatgggcagagaaGAGCCTGAAATTCAGTAATGTcaaatgcagggtcctgcacctggggaggaataacCCCACCACCGGGAGAAGCTGGGGTGatctgctggagagcagctctgtggagaaggacctggggggGCTGATGGACAACAAGGTCTTGCAGCAGTGCGCTTGTGGCCGAGAAGGTCGATGGTATCCGGGGTGCgttaggaagagcattgccagcagcgCTAGGGaagtgatcctgcccctctgctcagccctgcttaGGCTCtgcctggagtgctgtgtctaGGTCTGGGCTCCCCCTGTGACAGAGAGATCCTGGAGCGGGTCCAGCAGAGGGCTATGAAGATGATTAAGGGACTTGGGCATCTCTCTtaaaaggaaaggctgagagagctgagcctgttcagccttgagaaaagATAATTGATAAGAGGGCCTCattaatatataatgtataaataCTTAAAGGGGAGGTGccaagctctgctctgtggtgccaACCACTACGACACCATggaatgggcagaaactgatgcataGGAAGTTCCATTTAAACAGGAGGCAGAACTTCTTTACGTTGTGCAGTAGACCCCACActgaacagattgcccagagaggttgtggaatCTCTTTATCTAGAGATATTGAAAGCTGTCTGGATGCAGTTCTGTGCAATGTGCTCTAGGACAACCCTGCTTAAGCAGGGAGGATGGACCAGATCACCACTGTGATCCTTTCCGACTGTTTCAATGCTATCTCTCTGTGAGCAGTTTCCCTTCACAactgatgtgattttttttctgctccctGCAAAACTCATCGGCTGATGTTCACCTCAAATTTGACCAGCTGTATGTTCTACTGTCAAATTCTAATCGGGTATTAAAAAACCTTGCAAAAAACTGCAGCTGGAAGAATTACCTCCTTATGTTTGTTAATTCCGACGCCGAAGTGCACTCACATTATCTTGGCCGCTCCCCGGCAGAAATGGAAGGCGGGCTGCCTCCCTGACGGACAGGCAGCTGGCGGAGGTGCCGTGAGGGGTGAGGAGCCGCAGCAGCAGCGCGGGGATCGGACGGCCCCGGGGACAGCGGGCGCGGCTGTGGCGGTCCGGGCCGTTCCGGCCGGGGGGTGTCGCTGCCGCCCCGCGAACGCCGCGCGCAGGCCGCAGGCGCAGCCGCCCGCCCCGGCCTGAGGGGCCGTGCGCCGGCGCGGCCATGGCGGCGGAGCGCGGCACGGCGGCCGAGGCCCTCGTGGGGCAGGTGGTGCTGCCCGgggacctgctgctgctccccgcGCACTACGACGAGGACGCGGAGGGCGAGCGGCTGCGGCTGAGCGCGGGCACAGCGCCGCAGGGGCGGCTGCTGtgcgggccggggctgcggcgcagcggggccgggctgctGGTGACCAAGTGCGGGCTGCTGCGGCACcggcccgggggcggcggcgcctACTGGGTGGACTCGCAGCAGAAGCGGGTaggggcgcggcggggcccaGGTGTCCGTGTGTGTTTGTGCGTTAGCCTCCGTCTCGCCAGCGCTCCCCTGACCCTCTGTCCGCCTCTCCCGCTGCAGTACGTGCCGGTGAAGGGCGACCACGTCATAGGGATCGTGACGGCCAAAGCGGGGGACGTGTTCAGGCTGGACGTGGGCGGCAGCGAGCCGGCCTCCCTGTCCTACCTGGCCTTCGAAGGCGCCACGAAGAGGAACAGGCCGAACGTGCAGGTGGGTGCCCTGCTTGGCTGGCGGCAGCGCTTTAGCTGCGTCCTTTGGTGGCGCTTTTGGTGCGTTTCAGTAGCTTTTCTTAGGGGGAAGTGTTTTCACAAGCTCACGTTAGAGGAGGTGGGCAGGTCTGGTTGTAATGGTTTCGCCTTGGTCCT
The nucleotide sequence above comes from Molothrus ater isolate BHLD 08-10-18 breed brown headed cowbird chromosome 8, BPBGC_Mater_1.1, whole genome shotgun sequence. Encoded proteins:
- the EXOSC3 gene encoding exosome complex component RRP40, which translates into the protein MAAERGTAAEALVGQVVLPGDLLLLPAHYDEDAEGERLRLSAGTAPQGRLLCGPGLRRSGAGLLVTKCGLLRHRPGGGGAYWVDSQQKRYVPVKGDHVIGIVTAKAGDVFRLDVGGSEPASLSYLAFEGATKRNRPNVQVGDLIYGQFVVANKDMEPEMVCIDSSGRSSGMGIIGQDGFLFKVSLGLIRKLLAPKCEIIQELSQLYPFELVLGMNGRIWVKAKTVQQTLIIVNILEACEYMTAEQRKQALAKLSGN
- the DYDC1 gene encoding DPY30 domain-containing protein 1 isoform X2; the encoded protein is MLFLTHPGYHRPSRPQAHCCKTLLSISPPRSFSTELLSSRSPQLLPVVGLFLPRCRTLHLTLLNFRLFSAHPSSLSRSLSRASVVSAPPPGFVPSVTSPSRPLRQLLRPALLRSNPARSGPGRAAGAGRARGCRPGALGAAARKEPERGCSAREGERLQRIPRHQKQGRDTTGFRGLSRSIWMESQYLKQCLGSCLKKGLAEVVEHRPADPIEYLAHWIYKYRRNLDEEKKAQLEKERAELEAQKKEAEMQLQQTVAEVTDGSEEPDESEPGQTDLPTVIEEEEEEEEEEEEEEKEN
- the DYDC1 gene encoding DPY30 domain-containing protein 1 isoform X1, whose product is MLFLTHPGYHRPSRPQAHCCKTLLSISPPRSFSTELLSSRSPQLLPVVGLFLPRCRTLHLTLLNFRLFSAHPSSLSRSLSRASVVSAPPPGFVPSVTSPSRPLRQLLRPALLRSNPARSGPGRAAGAGRARGCRPGALGAAARKEPERGCSAREGERLQRIPRHQKQGRDTTGFRGLSRSIWMESQYLKQCLGSCLKKGLAEVVEHRPADPIEYLAHWIYKYRRNLDEEKKRILERAELEQERVAAQAEIERLKIQEEQQKLEEQQQAQLEKERAELEAQKKEAEMQLQQTVAEVTDGSEEPDESEPGQTDLPTVIEEEEEEEEEEEEEEKEN